A region of Polyangiaceae bacterium DNA encodes the following proteins:
- a CDS encoding type II toxin-antitoxin system HicA family toxin yields MGGLKRLSGDEVIRIFLLAGFVVHGQKGSHVKLRRIAGSETQTLTIPRHRELDTGTLRAIVRQAGRFLPDAWLKEHFFDA; encoded by the coding sequence GTGGGCGGCTTGAAGAGGCTCTCCGGTGACGAGGTCATCCGGATTTTCTTGCTTGCAGGATTCGTCGTTCACGGCCAGAAAGGCAGCCACGTCAAGCTACGACGCATTGCGGGCAGCGAGACGCAAACGCTCACCATCCCGCGACATCGTGAGCTCGATACGGGAACCCTTCGGGCCATCGTGCGACAGGCGGGGCGATTTCTACCTGATGCTTGGTTGAAAGAACATTTCTTCGACGCGTAA
- a CDS encoding acyl-CoA carboxylase subunit beta has product MSESPSGKFDPSMPARPGIASSEPPLRSVEDASDKASRIRELEARIEAGGGPAAVAKLHARGKLTGWERIELLVDPGSFSELDKFIGSHRGVYRGNTITGHGLIDGRPVVVVSNMSESKAGAWYGESVFKTLRAQEFSFRHRIPIVFLVDSASAYLPEQEDVHSGSRHGGLVFHYVANHSGLFPQVAGVFGASVAGGAYLPGLSDFVPMVAGQSAMFLAGPKLVQAAIGEEVSVEELGGAKLHCRQSGVGDLECQDEASALREIRRFLSYLPSNHTQKPPRAAQSDDPRRETPLLETLIPSESRKGYDMRALVAEVVDRESFFELRPGYGQAIVVGLCRMDGRPVGVVASQPKHLGAVIDAPAADKAAWFISLCDAFNVPLLFLQDVPGFMVGSKAERGGIIHAGSRMIQAMARARVPRITVILRKAYGAGQYAMCGPGFAPTRVLALPTAETGTMAPEQLSEVVYGEALAMAGDNAAKRAAIEAERDAVVSHHNGTLGADYAASKGWYDAIVYPRELRAVLVREVALAAEHYEAAAVEGRRSICLT; this is encoded by the coding sequence ATGAGCGAAAGCCCCTCCGGAAAGTTCGATCCGTCGATGCCCGCACGCCCCGGTATCGCGTCCTCCGAGCCGCCGCTGCGCAGCGTCGAGGACGCATCGGACAAGGCGAGCCGCATACGCGAATTGGAAGCGCGCATCGAAGCGGGAGGCGGACCCGCAGCCGTCGCCAAGCTGCACGCGCGGGGCAAACTCACGGGCTGGGAACGCATCGAATTGCTCGTCGACCCAGGGTCGTTCAGCGAGCTCGACAAATTCATCGGCTCGCACCGCGGCGTTTACCGAGGGAACACGATTACGGGGCACGGGCTCATCGACGGGCGGCCCGTGGTGGTCGTGTCGAACATGAGCGAATCGAAAGCGGGCGCTTGGTACGGCGAAAGCGTGTTCAAGACGCTACGCGCGCAAGAGTTTTCGTTTCGGCATCGGATTCCCATCGTCTTTTTGGTGGACTCGGCGAGCGCCTACCTGCCCGAACAAGAAGACGTGCATTCGGGATCGCGCCACGGGGGGCTCGTTTTCCATTACGTCGCAAACCATTCGGGGCTGTTCCCGCAAGTGGCAGGGGTCTTCGGCGCGAGCGTCGCGGGCGGGGCGTATTTGCCGGGGTTGTCGGACTTCGTGCCAATGGTCGCAGGGCAGAGCGCGATGTTCCTCGCGGGCCCGAAGCTCGTGCAAGCCGCCATTGGCGAAGAGGTGAGCGTCGAAGAGCTTGGAGGCGCCAAGCTGCATTGCAGGCAATCGGGCGTCGGGGACCTCGAATGCCAAGACGAAGCGTCGGCGCTGCGGGAGATACGGCGCTTTCTGTCGTATTTGCCGTCGAATCACACGCAAAAGCCGCCGCGCGCCGCGCAGTCGGACGATCCGCGACGTGAAACGCCGCTCCTCGAAACGCTGATCCCGAGCGAAAGCCGCAAAGGCTACGACATGCGGGCGCTCGTCGCGGAAGTCGTCGACCGCGAGAGCTTTTTCGAGCTGCGTCCGGGCTACGGGCAGGCGATCGTCGTGGGCTTGTGCCGCATGGATGGCCGGCCGGTGGGCGTGGTCGCGAGCCAGCCCAAACACCTTGGAGCCGTCATCGATGCGCCCGCGGCCGACAAAGCGGCGTGGTTCATTTCGCTTTGCGATGCGTTCAACGTGCCGCTGTTGTTCCTGCAGGACGTTCCGGGCTTCATGGTGGGCTCGAAGGCCGAGCGAGGCGGGATCATCCACGCGGGGTCGCGCATGATCCAGGCGATGGCACGCGCGCGCGTCCCTCGGATCACGGTGATTCTTCGGAAAGCCTACGGCGCCGGTCAATATGCGATGTGCGGGCCGGGGTTTGCGCCGACGCGGGTGCTTGCGCTGCCGACGGCGGAAACCGGGACGATGGCGCCCGAGCAATTGAGCGAAGTGGTGTATGGGGAAGCGCTGGCCATGGCGGGGGACAACGCGGCGAAACGAGCTGCCATCGAGGCGGAGCGGGACGCGGTGGTGAGCCACCACAACGGGACACTCGGCGCAGATTACGCGGCGTCGAAGGGCTGGTACGATGCAATCGTGTACCCGAGGGAGCTGCGGGCGGTGCTGGTCCGCGAGGTCGCGCTGGCAGCGGAGCATTACGAGGCTGCTGCGGTGGAGGGGCGGCGGAGCATTTGCCTGACGTGA
- a CDS encoding aromatic ring-hydroxylating dioxygenase subunit alpha, with protein MFEGFANVWTPVTLGARLRKGKLLPFEIAGTKIVLFRDPDGSPKALVDQCPHRGVALSLGKIASDGCIECPFHGWRFDGKGNTCAVPWNPEAKLDKLHAQPVPALERAGLVWVYTDVGVSASHEPEISDMLLRENTRVTTVEIDWKTHWTRAMENMLDWPHLPFVHAKTIGKGMLASSNARMDVHWEERPWGAHSSISIDGKPHAGSLDFRWPNMMNLFIPIPENKLVLAAACVPVNKTTTRMVLVNYRRFMLSPLFDPFFDIMNKRIATEDQAIVESSNPPEIPPARDEQSVRTDALTLAFRKRYFNELRDSAVTPAPRRGALPVLRPIAAE; from the coding sequence ATGTTCGAAGGGTTCGCCAACGTCTGGACGCCCGTCACGCTCGGCGCGCGCTTGCGCAAAGGCAAGCTCTTGCCATTCGAGATCGCCGGCACCAAAATCGTCCTCTTCCGCGACCCGGACGGATCCCCCAAAGCCCTCGTCGATCAATGCCCACATCGCGGCGTAGCATTGTCCCTTGGGAAAATCGCGTCCGATGGCTGCATCGAATGCCCCTTCCACGGCTGGCGCTTCGACGGCAAAGGCAATACGTGCGCCGTTCCCTGGAATCCCGAAGCGAAACTCGACAAATTGCACGCTCAGCCCGTACCGGCGCTGGAACGTGCGGGACTCGTCTGGGTCTACACCGACGTCGGCGTTTCAGCATCGCACGAACCCGAAATATCAGACATGCTCCTGCGCGAAAACACGCGCGTCACGACCGTGGAAATCGATTGGAAAACGCATTGGACACGAGCCATGGAAAACATGCTCGATTGGCCGCACCTGCCGTTCGTTCATGCCAAAACCATCGGCAAAGGTATGCTCGCTTCATCGAACGCTCGAATGGACGTGCATTGGGAAGAACGACCGTGGGGAGCGCATTCGTCCATTTCAATCGATGGGAAACCTCATGCAGGGTCGCTCGACTTTCGCTGGCCCAACATGATGAACCTCTTCATTCCCATCCCCGAAAACAAACTCGTCCTGGCAGCCGCGTGCGTGCCCGTCAACAAAACCACGACGCGCATGGTGCTCGTCAATTATCGACGCTTCATGCTGAGTCCCCTGTTCGATCCGTTTTTCGATATCATGAACAAACGCATCGCGACCGAAGATCAGGCCATCGTGGAATCGTCGAACCCGCCGGAAATTCCGCCGGCGCGCGATGAACAATCCGTGCGCACGGATGCCCTGACGCTCGCATTCCGCAAACGCTACTTCAATGAATTGCGAGATTCTGCGGTGACCCCTGCCCCGCGTCGAGGCGCTTTGCCGGTTCTTCGCCCCATTGCAGCGGAATGA
- a CDS encoding Uma2 family endonuclease, whose amino-acid sequence MGEPARRAKMTEEEYLAFERASEERHEYADGEIFAMSGGTGNHNAITLSVGAELRVALRGRNCRAYSSDMRVYIPLTKRYVYPDASVVCGGAEYKDATHDILLNPRVIIEVLSPATEGYDRGDKFAQYRSIPSVMHYVLASQDKPMLEVFTRQDNGSWNYRAYGPGEKAPLSAIGCELDVDSVYTDVFDADLASTPAAS is encoded by the coding sequence ATGGGAGAACCGGCACGACGCGCGAAGATGACCGAAGAGGAGTACCTCGCGTTCGAACGGGCGTCGGAAGAGCGGCACGAGTACGCCGACGGCGAGATCTTCGCGATGTCGGGGGGAACGGGTAACCACAACGCCATCACGTTGAGTGTCGGAGCCGAGTTGCGTGTGGCACTTCGTGGCCGCAACTGCCGTGCCTACTCATCCGACATGCGCGTCTACATCCCATTGACCAAGCGGTACGTTTACCCAGACGCGTCCGTCGTTTGCGGGGGCGCCGAGTACAAGGACGCGACGCACGACATCCTGCTCAATCCGCGCGTGATCATCGAAGTGTTGTCACCGGCGACCGAGGGGTACGATCGCGGCGACAAGTTTGCTCAATATCGCAGCATCCCATCGGTCATGCATTACGTATTGGCATCGCAGGACAAACCAATGCTCGAAGTATTTACGCGCCAAGACAATGGTTCGTGGAATTATCGAGCGTATGGCCCGGGAGAAAAGGCGCCGCTGTCCGCCATTGGGTGCGAGCTCGACGTGGATTCGGTGTACACGGACGTGTTCGACGCGGATTTGGCATCCACGCCTGCGGCAAGCTAG
- a CDS encoding DUF433 domain-containing protein: MDLKRITVDPAVMSGKPCIRGLRVTVANVLRQLANHRTPAEILEAYPYLEAADIDACLAYAAMRVDDEELGLSAA; encoded by the coding sequence ATGGACTTGAAACGCATCACCGTCGATCCAGCCGTCATGTCTGGCAAGCCCTGCATTCGTGGCCTTCGCGTCACCGTGGCCAACGTCCTGCGACAGCTCGCCAATCATCGAACGCCTGCCGAAATCTTGGAAGCCTATCCCTATCTCGAAGCAGCGGATATCGATGCGTGCTTGGCCTACGCCGCCATGCGTGTCGATGACGAGGAATTGGGACTGTCCGCCGCATGA
- a CDS encoding DUF5615 family PIN-like protein → MKVVIDMNLSPGWVPLLQAHGWEVRHWSTVGPGNAPDTEFMRWAREHGYVVLTQDLDFAQILYASGETGPSVVLLRMDNEFDSATRDRVCAALAQAESALIQGALLTVSSTRARLRHLPITRNS, encoded by the coding sequence ATGAAAGTGGTCATTGATATGAACCTCAGTCCAGGATGGGTGCCGTTGCTTCAAGCCCATGGGTGGGAGGTTCGGCATTGGAGCACCGTTGGACCTGGCAACGCACCGGATACCGAATTCATGCGTTGGGCGCGAGAACATGGCTATGTGGTTTTAACGCAGGATCTCGACTTTGCGCAGATTCTTTATGCGAGTGGCGAGACGGGACCGAGCGTCGTGCTCTTGCGCATGGACAACGAATTCGATTCTGCGACGCGCGACCGGGTGTGCGCCGCGCTAGCTCAGGCAGAGTCTGCTCTCATCCAAGGAGCATTGCTTACCGTGTCGAGCACCCGCGCACGGCTTCGGCACCTGCCGATCACGCGTAATTCCTAG
- a CDS encoding type II toxin-antitoxin system HicB family antitoxin, protein MHATRGRRTIHATITKGETHYVAECEQLAVVTQGTTIDETIQNLREAVELHLEGEDLAALGLAPDPVIMVSMELQPWAA, encoded by the coding sequence ATTCACGCAACTCGAGGGCGACGGACCATCCATGCAACGATTACCAAGGGCGAAACGCATTATGTTGCAGAATGCGAGCAGCTCGCCGTCGTGACGCAAGGCACAACGATTGACGAAACGATTCAAAATCTCCGAGAAGCGGTCGAACTGCACTTGGAGGGCGAAGACCTCGCCGCACTCGGCCTGGCACCCGATCCGGTCATCATGGTGAGCATGGAGCTTCAACCGTGGGCGGCTTGA
- a CDS encoding type II toxin-antitoxin system HicA family toxin yields the protein MPTLPVLSGQEVVRVFGTFGWSVARQRGSHIVMIKEGAMATLSIPDHKEVARGTLRSLIRAANLTIDEFVAAI from the coding sequence ATGCCCACGCTTCCCGTTCTGAGCGGCCAGGAGGTCGTGCGTGTCTTTGGAACCTTTGGTTGGAGCGTTGCGCGCCAAAGAGGTAGCCACATCGTCATGATCAAGGAGGGCGCGATGGCCACTTTGTCGATTCCCGATCACAAGGAGGTTGCGCGCGGAACACTCCGAAGCTTGATCCGCGCAGCGAACCTGACGATCGACGAATTCGTCGCGGCCATTTAG
- a CDS encoding trypsin-like peptidase domain-containing protein, with amino-acid sequence MGHATNASIGLCLALLVATPFPARAEGELSALAERTSPAVVLLTAEDAAGNKIGTGTGFFVSHDGRLVTNHHVIEGAAGITATLSDGTKRRVQGTLADDKENDIAILKVEVEKVPALTLGDSSKLKPGDEVVVIGSPLGLSSTLTVGIVSAIRTQGVPAPGDDKPNEKARSWGIQISAAISPGSSGSPIMKRDGEVVAVAVGALVGGQAQSLNFGVPIEVTKGMLEKLGPNAAVQSFEVAAKSELWKNLLISGGVIGALAIAFLLWGRLEARQEMRRKPRRR; translated from the coding sequence ATGGGCCACGCCACCAATGCCTCCATCGGTCTCTGCCTCGCGCTGCTCGTCGCCACGCCTTTCCCCGCGCGCGCCGAAGGTGAGCTCAGCGCGCTCGCCGAACGCACGAGTCCCGCCGTCGTGCTACTCACCGCCGAAGACGCAGCCGGAAACAAGATTGGCACGGGCACGGGCTTTTTCGTTTCGCACGACGGACGGCTCGTGACGAACCATCACGTCATCGAAGGCGCCGCGGGCATCACCGCAACGCTGTCGGATGGAACGAAGCGCAGAGTCCAAGGGACGCTGGCCGACGACAAAGAAAACGACATTGCCATTCTGAAGGTGGAAGTCGAAAAGGTGCCCGCATTGACGCTCGGGGATTCGAGCAAATTGAAGCCGGGTGACGAAGTGGTGGTCATCGGCAGTCCGTTGGGCCTTTCGAGCACGCTGACCGTTGGAATCGTGTCGGCCATCCGCACGCAAGGGGTGCCCGCGCCCGGGGACGACAAACCGAACGAGAAAGCGCGGTCCTGGGGCATTCAGATTTCGGCTGCGATATCGCCGGGGTCGAGCGGCTCGCCGATCATGAAACGAGATGGCGAAGTGGTGGCGGTCGCCGTCGGGGCGCTCGTGGGAGGGCAAGCGCAGAGCTTGAATTTCGGGGTGCCCATCGAAGTGACGAAGGGCATGCTGGAGAAGCTCGGGCCGAATGCAGCGGTGCAATCGTTCGAGGTGGCGGCGAAGAGCGAGCTGTGGAAGAATTTGTTGATTTCGGGCGGCGTGATTGGAGCCTTGGCGATCGCGTTTTTGTTATGGGGGCGGCTCGAGGCACGGCAGGAAATGCGGAGGAAGCCGCGCAGGCGTTGA
- a CDS encoding type II toxin-antitoxin system HicB family antitoxin: MKFNVTLDRDEDGMWVVECPAIPGCVSQGKTKDEALENIKEAIRVCLDVRSEQGLPLTIETRQVEVAA; encoded by the coding sequence ATGAAGTTCAACGTGACGCTCGATCGCGACGAGGACGGGATGTGGGTCGTCGAATGCCCCGCGATTCCGGGCTGCGTAAGCCAAGGCAAGACGAAAGACGAGGCATTGGAAAACATCAAGGAAGCGATCCGCGTGTGCCTCGATGTTCGCTCCGAGCAAGGTCTACCGCTGACGATCGAAACGCGGCAGGTCGAAGTAGCGGCGTAA